From a single Paenibacillus sp. FSL R5-0345 genomic region:
- a CDS encoding putative ABC transporter permease, with the protein MMTSIFSSSGDTAMAVAGQYFFYFMVYSFLGWVLEGTYNLYSNGSFRKEGFLKGPFKPMYGFAPLLLLIARDLTLPFPMFLLLALVIPSAVEYISGWLLKSVFQKQWWDYSGMSYQLQGHICLRFSLYWWALSVACVYGIQPFMERLYSLVQNVWGIIFPLAGLYLMADLLWTCWSRYRSEKSPQYQD; encoded by the coding sequence ATGATGACTTCTATATTTTCTTCAAGCGGAGATACTGCGATGGCAGTGGCGGGTCAGTATTTTTTTTATTTTATGGTCTACTCTTTTTTAGGTTGGGTATTGGAAGGTACATATAACTTATATAGCAATGGAAGCTTTCGCAAAGAGGGGTTTCTAAAAGGTCCCTTTAAGCCCATGTATGGATTCGCACCACTGCTTCTACTGATTGCCAGAGACTTAACTCTGCCTTTCCCAATGTTCCTTCTTCTAGCGTTAGTCATTCCTTCAGCTGTTGAATACATAAGTGGTTGGTTGCTGAAGAGCGTGTTTCAAAAGCAATGGTGGGATTATTCAGGAATGTCTTATCAACTGCAAGGGCATATTTGCCTTCGTTTCTCTCTATATTGGTGGGCGTTATCGGTAGCTTGTGTGTATGGGATTCAGCCGTTTATGGAGCGTTTATATTCTCTTGTCCAAAATGTTTGGGGAATTATATTTCCTTTGGCGGGTCTTTACCTTATGGCGGATTTATTATGGACTTGCTGGAGTCGGTATCGGAGTGAAAAGAGCCCCCAATATCAAGATTAA
- a CDS encoding DUF523 domain-containing protein — protein MTGKILVSACLLGHKVRYDNGDVPCLDARFLKWYEEGRFVHICPEVVGGLPTPRPDAQRQGERVVTGAGADVTEPFMKGAQATLKLATEHQVALAILKQDSPSCGSLYIYDGTFMDTKMSGEGTTTELLRQYGFKVFGEDQLDEVEKELARMDG, from the coding sequence ATGACAGGGAAGATTCTAGTAAGCGCATGTCTGTTAGGACATAAAGTACGTTATGATAATGGTGATGTGCCGTGTCTAGATGCCCGTTTCCTGAAGTGGTATGAGGAAGGACGTTTTGTCCATATTTGTCCTGAGGTAGTCGGTGGGTTACCAACGCCTCGCCCCGATGCTCAGCGGCAAGGTGAGCGGGTAGTGACGGGTGCAGGTGCAGATGTTACAGAACCCTTTATGAAAGGTGCTCAAGCAACGCTGAAGCTGGCTACAGAACATCAAGTTGCATTAGCGATTTTGAAACAGGATAGTCCTTCTTGTGGTAGTCTGTATATTTATGATGGAACATTTATGGATACGAAGATGTCAGGAGAAGGTACAACTACGGAGTTATTACGGCAGTATGGGTTTAAGGTGTTCGGTGAAGATCAACTAGATGAAGTGGAGAAAGAACTAGCCCGGATGGATGGGTAA
- a CDS encoding NUDIX domain-containing protein produces MPMSEYYQEIRGKVGSELLMMPSVAAVIRNKEDDILFIRKPEESLWGLPAGAIEPGERPGRTLRREVYEETGLMVNPTSILGVFGGGKYRYEYNNGDQVEYTVIVFECSIIRGTLRAMDGEVEEFKFFKESELPEMAIPYPVEIFKKDREAAKTIFE; encoded by the coding sequence GTGCCGATGTCTGAGTATTATCAGGAAATCCGAGGAAAAGTGGGATCAGAGTTATTAATGATGCCCTCCGTAGCTGCAGTAATAAGAAATAAAGAAGATGATATTCTATTTATCCGCAAACCTGAAGAGTCCTTGTGGGGATTGCCAGCAGGAGCCATCGAGCCAGGGGAACGTCCGGGAAGAACTTTGCGCAGAGAAGTATATGAAGAGACTGGATTAATGGTAAATCCTACTTCCATTCTTGGGGTTTTTGGTGGAGGGAAATATAGATACGAATATAACAATGGAGACCAGGTGGAATATACAGTTATCGTATTTGAGTGTTCTATCATCCGTGGAACGCTGAGAGCAATGGATGGAGAAGTCGAAGAATTTAAGTTCTTTAAAGAGAGTGAGCTGCCCGAGATGGCCATTCCCTATCCAGTGGAGATTTTCAAGAAAGACCGTGAGGCAGCAAAAACGATATTTGAATAA
- a CDS encoding histidine phosphatase family protein produces MKTFIYMIRHAVSPFVLGDERERGLSDKGHEDAYRIKEILAEEEITHFISSPYRRAIDTVKYLTEASDHEIELYEELRERAIASMEIEISEQEYLQGIRTSFTDLQYKMPDGESTQEAQERAIPIIKELIRQNKGSKIALGTHGNIMTIILNYFNKEYGYEFFEQTSKPDIYKLEFDELELTSVERMWNPEALSK; encoded by the coding sequence ATGAAGACTTTTATTTATATGATTAGGCACGCAGTATCACCTTTTGTGCTTGGAGATGAGAGGGAACGAGGATTATCTGATAAAGGGCATGAGGATGCTTATAGAATTAAAGAAATATTGGCAGAGGAGGAGATCACACATTTTATCTCCAGTCCTTATAGACGAGCCATAGATACGGTTAAGTATTTGACTGAGGCTTCGGATCATGAGATTGAGCTGTATGAGGAGCTTAGAGAAAGAGCTATCGCAAGCATGGAGATTGAGATCAGTGAACAAGAATATCTTCAGGGAATACGGACCTCATTCACAGACTTACAATATAAAATGCCGGATGGAGAGAGTACTCAGGAAGCTCAAGAGCGTGCGATTCCAATCATAAAAGAATTGATCCGGCAAAATAAAGGCAGTAAAATCGCACTTGGTACGCACGGGAATATCATGACCATTATCCTGAATTACTTCAATAAAGAGTATGGTTATGAGTTCTTTGAACAGACTTCCAAACCAGATATTTATAAGTTGGAATTTGATGAATTAGAGCTTACTAGTGTGGAACGAATGTGGAATCCCGAAGCGCTGAGTAAATGA